A window of Acropora muricata isolate sample 2 chromosome 6, ASM3666990v1, whole genome shotgun sequence genomic DNA:
gaatttccaccagaaaaaccaacgctgaacctagatgtttgacctcgttagacggccatgatggagcgatttgtgcagcgaaacacctcgaattggtccacgcacatcatctggcaaacccttatacggatttgactaactccatttggggaacaaaatattaatcaaacttgtatgtcatgtccttattagaactgacaagaaaatgcacagttacacatgatggtgtgaaaagctatcttttccattgaggatcaagtttttctgttaagtaagttttcataggatcaatttgtttggttaagtaacattgtagctgatgttgaatgatatttcaagttaaagaaatatatacttccacatgttgaaactgaaaagtgctctatctaggaaaaatacacaaatttccatttgctgttagcagatagatcgattctcacagattattttaaattgttattaccaaaggcaagaacctgtactttgtgtacataaaatgtagtcttctcattttttggtgttagatcattaatgtcattctcactcacttactagctgtggtgtaaatttcttttttttttttcacttctggtgttaagatttccagtgttaccttaaatttgatcaagggaatgttatagcaagagacagatagatcaaagaatctgcgagaaaagggtcccaagatgAGGAaaccctttgctgctcattcgcactttgtttcctccttcttgcctaaccaaatttgcatacttatttaaatttaacacaaaacTTACGACatatttaattacttataatagagacctacattcctaacataattacttacaagactagcttctaccggtattacacttttcataattcaacacaatttcaataaaacaacaaacaagcatttaatacagtacagtgcaaacaataaaaagaccaggaatGAATTagaatggagtattatgtcaaaacaatttacactaaaacatatttttttgtacaacaacattaccttgtgactgtcattttaagttctatgactcattaaacaaaaaaaaataaaaagataacgagatgctttaaagtgaggtaaaattgatatacacggTTCCACATGCTTGatgtaataaatcaaaaacgagtgcgagtgtttgaccggggtttccagacaccgagaaacagatgaaagcacgaggccgtaggccgagtgcttttattgtttcgaggtgtctggagaccccggtcaaacacgatGCACGAGTTTTTGACATGGcttctaaaactattcacacttcttttagtaattagggggtattgtttccgtgctttaatttcacatgagattatgtattttaaaaataatcaaaatgtgggaaatttgttgttgttcgttgtaAGTCATGTGGTAGTGAAGATGGCGGAGTCTTTTGCAACGAATACCGTAAGCCGTTTTCGTTCTCCAAAAACTGGGGAAGAAGAATCAAAGTTGCTGCAAGGGAGCATTCCTAAgtcaactgcctacaaaaccaaatgggcgattaaaatttttcacgaatggcagataaatagaaaagttaaaggtcCTGTACTTGATGCTGGTGGCGCTTTTAAAGATTATGGAGATTTGTACAAAGTTCAGTCGTTGTGTacagatttggcaaatatggctgCCAACGCTTTAAACTACTGGCTGAGTAAATTTGTCCAGGAGGTTGCGAATAGTGAAGGGAAGGTGTATCCAGCAAGGACACTTTATGGAATTATCTGTGGCATCCGAAGGCATTTAGAAGAAACTGTGGGAAGCGAAGCATTAAATCCTTTAGATGCTTCGGATAAACGGTAAGAGAGGATATAGAATTTATGTTCAATGCAAGATAATCTTTTCATCGAAGACTACatcgaagaaaaattaaagtgtaacagatacgaagaaaaaagctcagaaggtttttcatttttgaatgcttcttcgttcacgaattgtgatgtaaaaatttttgtcaacgaaaaaaaatgaactgtcagtgtagctgattaattatgatgattaattaaactgaagtattgtttttgtgttcaatttgttttgttttgatccataactcttgatgtccaatgagaagacagatgaaaaccacgcgtggttttgatatgtgatccaaaacacgtgtggttttcatctgtgttttcattgggtatcaaaactcatgcacgtgacgaatttagccattttttattggctatcaaacttatgaattattaatgagttttagaaagtcatttcaatcgattttttcctactttcatcacccaggtgctagttgaggtttcttatcttgtttgtatttcttggtcttttcatggctgttgtatctgttgccttagacagccatggaaatactatgaaaatacaaacggcaaaaaggtgaggactctgcttgcagggtatactttcattggttttgcacttctgtgtttccaaacagtaacctcatgtcctctgagaggcctattttcaatagGTTGACaaaccaaacaattaacttgctttccatttaagttaactttatttaataatcataatagtaataaaaataataatatatttagctttacaaaattctcaaagctttacagtaaacagaTCTAACGtcttgaaattcaaattacatgcagtataagaaactagaattacaataggtttctgaagaaaaacatgaaaaactatactgtagagtaatgctaatattgtgtatactctatacataataataacaatgataatagtattctcgatactctgcAATAATAacatctctatactctatagcactagcagaacaggagtcttattcttaatgtctacgggtagtgcattccaaagtctaggggccctggcagcgaacgatctgtccttataaagcttagttttagttttaggtacggcaagaattaatattgaaactgaaagaatgcagacttgcaataattgtgtCACGCATTGgcactgatccttttattaatattcgattcatctgtatcccctccagctgaataggaaagttgtaacaacatgcctcgaagtgtgcagagcacagcgatgtgtacttcccttccagcttaaagtctcttcgatgtctttggacaaattttatccatttttcccgcaaaactgcatctgttgggaactggtgcattgttgtaaaaggggagaacaatgtattttgaaagctttggttgttgggagccccggtaacgcaataccttcctcctcttctcttcggtttacttgctagctctgtcatattttgtgttgtgtgtgtgagtttgcaaccaagactacgtcacaatctaagtcacgtggtactttggccgcgtggtttgaataccataattttcacgcaaaaacccaattttgcaagctcataaaaccgtcaattttcaatgaaactgtctaaaaatcgaaaaataaatacttcaaacaatgattattccgaaacagtcaaaaacattttgtgtcatatgcactttaacatgtttagacaacatcgaATGTGAATCAACatgcactctgagatcttgggcagctggtattggcgatctaatatagccaccaacatcaatcagtaccaggaagagtaatgctctgaaagcaagagcataggtgatcttcttctgtcttgtcagggttgcatgccaaaccgtttttgttttttatttccctattacagaagtagctacatgtagtcctcgactacCTATTTCTACAGATGAATGTGAtgtatatttattttaattagggCTTAGTTAGCAACAATTTAGTCCATTACTTATTTTTATAGGCTTTTAGAATTCTCATGTAAGTATGTTTTATTGTGCATTGTATGTATTTATAGATTTTTTAGTATTTCTGTGTGTAGTAAGAGTTTGTGCGCCTtataaataaaatgttattattgACAATCACAACGATTTTAATCTGCCTTGGAAACCCTTCCAACTTCTGAGGAAACTGCTATTATCTCGAGCTGGATTTAAACCACGCCCTGATCACTATTCGGGCATGATGACCACCACACTATCACGACGACCTTGCTGGCAATGTGGCTGATTGATCCTTTAATGTGTGGCATTTCCGTGGCACTCCCTACGGGACAGTTTTTTTTATGCGATCATCGGGGTTGGATCAACATGTGATTCACAGGTCGACAAGGTTAATTAATGCAAAGAGTCAATTAAGTGGATCGCTTGAACTAACAACGTATCACCTCTAGGAGGATCGCAAATGGATTCATAGTCCCAGTTGAGGAGAAATTGAGAAATAgctttctttcaatttctttgattgatttgatttctTTGGTTTGATTCTTTGATTGAATTGAGAAATAACTTTCTCTCAATTTCTTCTCAACtgggactgtgaatccatttgCGATTCTTCTGAGGGTGATACATTGTTGGCTCAAGGGATCCACTCAATTTGTAGTATTTCAAAGAGGAGCCCTTCATTCAAGTGTTTTACACCCCGGTCCCTTCTTACCGCGAGTGGCGTTTGCCCAAGGCATAATCATTTCGCGAAtgggaagaagaaaaaattgcaGTTTGATGTGCAAACTAGTTAACTTCTTGGCACTGTACTAAATGCACCTCAGAGTAACAATCCTAAGAAaactaaacatgtttaaaaaccctaaaaggcaaccagtTGGTTAATTCACTACGAAGCGTAGTGTAGTTGAATACTTCTTATGCATGATTACGTacgaatttcttgtttcttccgTAGCAACTCCTGTTCGACAAAGTCGTATCTTGATTTACATCATTTTCTTCAACCGAGAATAGAATGTGCCGCACTATGTTAGCTTTGTCGCGTGATGGAGCGTGTTAACGACTCTGCGCACACTTTCATATCGTACCTTTATgactgaagggaaaaaaacgGGGCACATACATGAAATTACAAGGAAAGGTAGAAATagaaaagcaaaggaaaatgaattCATAAAAGCACGACACTTACAAGATCTGTGCAACTCTCCGAACTAAATAAACGGTTTTGGATACAACATGACGGCAAACTTACATGCGAAAACTAAACAATACCAGCGAAACTGACACAGAGAACAATACGAGCCTTACAGGGGTGTTAACGAGGTAGTGTAGGCTTAATTATGAACTAGGAAAACCATCTTAGGAAAACCcaagaaaagagaaaacaaatgcaaacTAATTGCACGGTTAATAATGGAATTCGTGGTTACAAAGCCCGTACAAATTAGCAAGATGAGTCCACGTGCGGAGTCTTTGTTACGAATCACTATCAGTTCTCAATCATACTGAAATTTGGACGAATTACTATAACAAACATTTCACACTTGGACTggctttgaaagagagattgagggcaactcggaaatggtctattacagGAAATGGTATATCAAACGAAATAAATATGTCACAGAGGATGTTTCGTGCTTCTGCTTGTAATCTCCTGCACATTCGATATCAATGAAGTCCCAAAGcagagcaaaacaaaagaattctcAGTTAAATAGATGAAAGTCTTCACACGTTGGAAACTAATTTTACCCGAAGCGAGACTTAGAGGTGAAATTTAGCACACTGACCGAAACACGTACAAGGATTATTTAAAGTCACGGATAACAAATCCATCCAGAGAAGGAAGTTTAGGGGGTTTAGAACCATTTAATCGGTTGTAGCCAGCAATAGGCATTTTGCAGCTaagccatcacgtgacctactttttataaaattatgggctatagcttaacaaatgccagaaatggaaaaagcatgtcgagaatatcaaaatggccGAATTTGAGGCCCCCAACATTAAACGATGAGATTTTATTGAATTTCAGTGTCTGGCTAGGAAATCTACCCCTCCCCTCCCTTCCCCCTGTCTGATCCATAGAGAGTGATGTTCTACACAGGAAGGCATCTACTCTGTCATGATTAGTAATAAAAGAGCTGTCATGAAATGTAACTAAACCTCTGCTGAGATTTGTAATGAACCTTGATTTATGATAACAATCTACCTGTGCACTACATGAGTACTTTGGAAGCAGATTAATGCTGGTGTTCTGTTGCATCGCCACATTGAGGTAGCTCGTGAAGTAATTTGCCCATTTgtgtaaaatatttattttcatttctttttggaTGGTTTAcagttaaccctttaagccctatgagtgccaaattgcacttatatattttactctgtctaacgccagacgattttactcgtcaatggggaaccccttaggccTTAAAGGGTTAACTCTTCATTGATcaaattcaattaattttgttgacCCTCCGATTACTATAAAAAAGCAACACCTATGATTAATTTTTGTACACACGATATTTACAAgagtaaataaagttgttgttattgtttttttttataggaGTGTCCTTTGAATGATGATCACAGAGTCAATTGTCTGCTAGCGATCATTCATGGTGTCTGACTTTCCAACCTctttatataaaaaaataacTCACCCACAGTGTATCACTCACACTTATCATCTCTTGTGAATGCCTAGGTATATGCCCATATATTGCACAGTTATGCCTTCAGTAGGTGCACTCAGTTCACGCATTATATTAATGGTCAGCCATCAGATTTCATCATAGTAGCAAACCTTGTTTGCATTGTTTGAAGATGGGTTGGTAATCAATCTTGTTTATCCAGTTTTGATCACACTCAATAAGGATTAGAAGCAATGGTTCTATAAAAGCATCAACCCCACATTTTGTGGGCCAAAAGGTGTGAGTTTAGGTAGCATCATTTCCAAACTAACAGTTCGTGTGCAGATCATAACTGATGCAAAACATTCACTGTCAGTGCCCACAGGAATCTTGTTTAGTTGTGAATGAAGAACTTCAGACCCATCCAATTAAAGTACATAAAAGTGACCATTACAGGAATGGAGGTGGGAACAAGAAGACCAATGTAGCAGGGTGAGTACTGGTTCAAGCATGATTCAGGGAAGTCCTGTGGACAAAAATGA
This region includes:
- the LOC136920397 gene encoding uncharacterized protein; its protein translation is MHEFLTWLLKLFTLLLVIRGYCFRALISHEIMYFKNNQNVGNLLLFVVSHVVVKMAESFATNTVSRFRSPKTGEEESKLLQGSIPKSTAYKTKWAIKIFHEWQINRKVKGPVLDAGGAFKDYGDLYKVQSLCTDLANMAANALNYWLSKFVQEVANSEGKVYPARTLYGIICGIRRHLEETVGSEALNPLDASDKR